Proteins co-encoded in one Gossypium arboreum isolate Shixiya-1 chromosome 11, ASM2569848v2, whole genome shotgun sequence genomic window:
- the LOC108471245 gene encoding uncharacterized protein LOC108471245 isoform X3 gives MERLMWRDLDLLFYCGDNTVIMKSDYKGRYAALAPPVFHYCGEEAALDIVFPDWSFWGWVEVNIKPWEEQLRAIKKERERIKWEKREPYAYWKGNPTSPDRGDLLNCNVSDKHDWNARLYVQDWAKEIQEGFKHSKLEDQCTHRYKIYIEGRTWSVSEKYILACDSMTLLVNPKYYDFFSRSMMPMQHFWPIRNENKCRDLKFAVEWGNNHTQKAEAIGKAGSKFIEEALTMQNVYDYMFHLLNEYSKLLKFKPTIPPNARRLCSETTEQGLLKEFMVQSMVKSPSDKLPCALRPPFKPQAIKASVKAKEKIARQVETWETEYWKKLKA, from the exons ATGGAGAGGCTTATGTGGAGAG ATTTAGACCTTCTCTTTTATTGTGGGGACAACACTGTAATCATGAAAAGTGACTACAAAGGACGCTATGCTGCATTAGCACCGCCGGTGTTTCATTACTGTGGAGAGGAGGCAGCACTGGATATTGTGTTCCCTGATTGGTCCTTTTGGGGATG GGTAGAGGTTAATATAAAGCCATGGGAGGAGCAATTGAGGGCAATAAAGAAAGAGAGGGAGAGGATCAAGTGGGAAAAGAGGGAACCTTATGCCTACTGGAAGGGTAACCCAACTTCTCCAGATAGGGGAGATCTTTTGAACTGCAACGTTTCAGATAAACACGACTGGAATGCTCGGCTTTATGTGCAG GATTGGGCTAAAGAAATCCAAGAAGGTTTCAAGCATTCTAAATTGGAAGATCAATGCACCCATAG atataaaatttatatagaaGGAAGGACGTGGTCCGTAAGTGAGAAATACATACTGGCATGCGATAGCATGACCTTGCTGGTAAACCCTAAATACTATGATTTCTTCTCGAGAAGCATGATGCCGATGCAGCATTTCTGGCCTATCCGCAACGAAAACAAATGCAGAGATCTTAAGTTTGCAGTTGAATGGGGCAATAATCACACTCAAAAG GCAGAGGCCATAGGGAAAGCAGGAAGCAAATTTATTGAAGAGGCTTTGACAATGCAAAACGTGTATGATTACATGTTCCATTTGTTGAACGAATACTCTAAACTCTTGAAGTTTAAACCGACAATACCTCCAAATGCCCGAAGGCTCTGTTCCGAAACCACAGAGCAAGGCCTATTGAAGGAGTTCATGGTGCAGTCGATGGTGAAGTCTCCTAGTGATAAACTTCCATGTGCATTGCGTCCCCCATTTAAACCTCAAGCCATTAAAGCTTCTGTCAAGGCAAAAGAAAAAATAGCTAGACAAGTGGAGACGTGGGAGACTGAATATTGGAAAAAACTAAAAGCATAA
- the LOC108471245 gene encoding uncharacterized protein LOC108471245 isoform X2 has product MIERGKPIADFRLVIVNGEAYVERYIRSFQTRDLFTIWGILQLLRLYPGKIPDLDLLFYCGDNTVIMKSDYKGRYAALAPPVFHYCGEEAALDIVFPDWSFWGWVEVNIKPWEEQLRAIKKERERIKWEKREPYAYWKGNPTSPDRGDLLNCNVSDKHDWNARLYVQDWAKEIQEGFKHSKLEDQCTHRYKIYIEGRTWSVSEKYILACDSMTLLVNPKYYDFFSRSMMPMQHFWPIRNENKCRDLKFAVEWGNNHTQKAEAIGKAGSKFIEEALTMQNVYDYMFHLLNEYSKLLKFKPTIPPNARRLCSETTEQGLLKEFMVQSMVKSPSDKLPCALRPPFKPQAIKASVKAKEKIARQVETWETEYWKKLKA; this is encoded by the exons ATGATTGAAAGGGGAAAACCCATTGCGGATTTCAGACTCGTCATTGTCAATGGAGAGGCTTATGTGGAGAGGTACATCAGGTCATTTCAAACCAGGGATCTGTTTACAATATGGGGTATTTTGCAGCTTCTAAGGTTGTACCCTGGAAAAATACCAGATTTAGACCTTCTCTTTTATTGTGGGGACAACACTGTAATCATGAAAAGTGACTACAAAGGACGCTATGCTGCATTAGCACCGCCGGTGTTTCATTACTGTGGAGAGGAGGCAGCACTGGATATTGTGTTCCCTGATTGGTCCTTTTGGGGATG GGTAGAGGTTAATATAAAGCCATGGGAGGAGCAATTGAGGGCAATAAAGAAAGAGAGGGAGAGGATCAAGTGGGAAAAGAGGGAACCTTATGCCTACTGGAAGGGTAACCCAACTTCTCCAGATAGGGGAGATCTTTTGAACTGCAACGTTTCAGATAAACACGACTGGAATGCTCGGCTTTATGTGCAG GATTGGGCTAAAGAAATCCAAGAAGGTTTCAAGCATTCTAAATTGGAAGATCAATGCACCCATAG atataaaatttatatagaaGGAAGGACGTGGTCCGTAAGTGAGAAATACATACTGGCATGCGATAGCATGACCTTGCTGGTAAACCCTAAATACTATGATTTCTTCTCGAGAAGCATGATGCCGATGCAGCATTTCTGGCCTATCCGCAACGAAAACAAATGCAGAGATCTTAAGTTTGCAGTTGAATGGGGCAATAATCACACTCAAAAG GCAGAGGCCATAGGGAAAGCAGGAAGCAAATTTATTGAAGAGGCTTTGACAATGCAAAACGTGTATGATTACATGTTCCATTTGTTGAACGAATACTCTAAACTCTTGAAGTTTAAACCGACAATACCTCCAAATGCCCGAAGGCTCTGTTCCGAAACCACAGAGCAAGGCCTATTGAAGGAGTTCATGGTGCAGTCGATGGTGAAGTCTCCTAGTGATAAACTTCCATGTGCATTGCGTCCCCCATTTAAACCTCAAGCCATTAAAGCTTCTGTCAAGGCAAAAGAAAAAATAGCTAGACAAGTGGAGACGTGGGAGACTGAATATTGGAAAAAACTAAAAGCATAA